One Nostoc sp. CENA543 genomic window, ACCAGGTTGTGGAAAATGCCCCCAATAGTGTGAAAGTTTTTACTGTCGTGATGATGTTAGTAGGAGCGATCGTCATTGGTATCTGGTACGCCATGTTGACCGATTTTGTCTTGGGTAATCGCTTCAAGCAATTTTGGGATGTGGCGCGTGTTCCCCTACGACATCACTATATTGTCTGCGGTTTAAGTGGCATTGGCAATCGCATTGTGCAGCAACTCCACAACAGTGGTCATGAAGTTGTAGTAATTGAAACTGACTCCAATAACAGATATATTAACTCCGTCCGGGGCTTAGGTATCCCTGTAATTCAAGGTGATGCGAGTTTCCGCACCATCTTGCAAACTAGCAATGTCCACTCTGCGGCGGCGGTGTTAACTGTCACCAATAACGACGCTACAAATCTGGAAATTGCCCTGAAAGCCAAAGGTTTAGCACCAAAAATCCCCGTGATTGTCCATTATGCTGACCCAGATTTTGCGGGGATGGCAAAACAGGTGTTTGACTTTGAAGCTGTACTCAGTTCCGCAGAATTAGCAGCACCCGCATTTGCAGCTGCGGCTTTAGGTGGTCGTATCTTAGGTAATGGCATCACTGCCGATAAACTTTGGGTAGCCTTTGCAACTTTAATTACACCCTCACACCCTTTTTGTAGCAACTTAGTCAAAGAAGCCGCCATGTCTGCAAATTTTGTACCTTTGTATATAGAAAGCAATGGTCACATAATTCAAGGTTGGGATTTGTTGACTACTTACCTCAAAGAAGGTGACATTTTATATTTGACCATGCCAGCTAATCGTTTATATCTGTTGTGGCGCAATGAGCGAGTCTGTGGTAATCAAGTTTGACTATAAGAGCTTACTTGTAAAATAAATATTAAGTAGTGGCGCGGCAAGCCTTAAATGTTGCAAAAAAATTGTAGTGGACTGACACGACTAAAATGATGCAATAAAAAATCGGTTTCATCAGCGTTTATCTGCGTCCATCTGCGTTTTAGCCCACTACATTCGCCAGAAGGATTTTTTACCAAACCCTATCCCTGTTTTGTCACTCTAGGCAGAGGAAAAGTAGAAATCAGGGTGAGTCAGGAAAATAAATATTGAACTGGTGAGGTGATAAATAATAGATTGAAGTTTAGAAAAACCCAAGGACAATTGGGGAATAGGAAAAACTGTTAACCAGGGATATATTAGGTTAAATAAAGTAAAAGGTTGAATTATTAAACGGAGATTGTTAAGAATGTTCTTCCAACCCTTTCCATCATCCCACCAAGGATGAACAGCAAATTTTGATGGAGATTCAGGCACAGAAAACTGCATTTGTTCAGAGTGAAGGCTAACCATTAAATAGCTACTACAAACAATCTCCCACCAGCGTTCAATATCCGCATAGTGAGTCAGACGATAATCTGCCCAACCTAATTCATTCTTACTTTGCTTCAAGCCATATTCAACCCATGTTCTTAACCCATAGAAATTCCCAACTTCCCTGGGTGTAATATCGGGATATTTAGTCATGACATACCAAGTAGAGTTTCCTGGCAACTTTTCAACGTCTGTGGTGATCTGCCAATATCTATGTTCGCTACGTTTTCCGTAAATTATTTCTCTAATATATCGATTTTCACTGTCGAGGTCAGAAAATACACGTTTAAATCTCTGCCACTCTAGATATTGAGTATGCTGTCGTGGAAGTAGCTTTACATCGTGGTTTGAGCGAATTGCCACTATATAGTTTAGATTCATTTCATCTAACACTGATACAAAATTAGTTCCGCTTTCTCCATACAAACTATCTGCCAATACTAAATTAAATTTAAAGCCTAGTGACTTGAGCTTTCTGATTAAATTAGCGGCTATTTGTGGCTTGGTTAGATACTTATCTTCTGGTTTTAATCTTTCACGCGGCTTGTATACTTCAAACAGCAGAGGAAAGGTCATTCCGCAGAATACACCGTATGCTGTAACCACTACAATTCCATTGTCAACCTTTCCTAAGTTTCCTATATATTGTCTTTTGACATAATCTGTTGATGAGCCTTTCTTTCTATCTCCAGTTTCGTCAATAATTAAAACGATTGGTCTACCTTTTATGATTTCTAAAATTAGTTCTAAACGTAAAGCTCTTAGCTTCTCTATTTCCCAAGGTGATTTAGTTAAGAAATGATGTAAGCCTTGCTGATTATCTAATCCTACAATTTTGGCTATTTCTGGTAATGTTTTCCGTTTTAGTTCGGAAATGCAACCTATATGCAGGTATTTAAATGCTTCAAAGCTTCTAACATCTGAAAACAGACTTTTATACCACTGGCAATATTCGTCCACGAATTTGATCGTTTTCACGGGTGAACGAGGCTCTACCATTCTCTGTGCTTACGTTCTAGAGTTTTTACGTTCTTATACTACCGCGAAAGTGACAAATCAGGGCTATTTATTCACATTGAGTATCTGCGAAGTTTTTAACCTCTCCATCCATTTTTCTAAATAGACTCGGTTGGCTTCTTGTTCAGATGGTTCTGAACTATCAGCCGGATAAGGCATTAAACCTAAAATTGCTGCTGTGGTGACGCAAAACATCGACTTTTGGAAAGTCATACAAATCTGCACCCGCAAATCATCTTCACCTCGGAGACTTTGCCGATAAATCTTATGTAAATATTCTGGTAAATAATGACGCATATCTTGCATTAACAATGTGGGAGGAATACCTGCGCCACCAATAGGCAAAGGATCAGCGTATAATGCCCCATATTGAAATCTGGCTTGATCAGGCGGAATCTGATATGCTTGAGCGTTTAAAGAAACTGTTCCCAAGAAGGGAGTACCTCTAAAGAAAACCGCTTCTACATAGGGGACTGCTGTATCTGCTAAAAAGGTCAACCCTAAGCTTTTAGGAATAATATCATAGACCTTGTTGTTAATTGTCACTGCGTAGGTAATGGGCTTTAAAGCATCTGCCACTAACCCGGCTTTAATATGGTCTACAACTTGCGGAATTGTTTTAATTTCACCTCTGTCATAACGGTCTGATAAGTTGAGGAAAATATCAGCCATGACACGCCAAAATTGACCCAAGCCACTATAGTAAGCTGACACCCGCAGTTGTTCAATTAAAAAGTCGGGAAACAGTTGATTTATTCCCATAACCAAGGGATTTGTTGCAAATTTTGCCTTAATTACTGCTTGCGCCCTTTGTTGAAATTCTTTGGTATCTAAATAGGCATCTAAACCACCGCCACCATGCCACATCATGGCTTTCATACAGTATTCGGCATACTCAAAATTAATTCTGTCATGCCACCAATGGCGGAATAATTTTTGCGGAGTGATTTCGCCATTGAAATATTTAAAGAATGGGAAAAATACTAAAAATTGATGGTCAGCAATATAAATTAGATTTTTAGAATAAGCATCTAAAACTACACCATAGCTTTTGAGAATCCCCACAACTTCTAAAACATTTTGGGGACTATCTACAAGTAGAGCTTGACCTGTAAGTAGCCGTTCGACAAACTCAGATAAAGGTTTATTCGGCTTATTTTTAACAGTTACCATTGCCAATTCTCCTAATAAAATTTTTAAAATTATGCTTGTTAGGGACTTCCAGAGAATAAACTATCCAATTTACCTACTTTAAAATAACTGTCTCTCCCCCTGCTCCCTGCTCCCTGCCCCCTTGCTATTCAGGTGATTGTATATTTTTTAATTGGAAGTCCCTTATTTCTGGGATGTTTAGTAATGGCAATGGCTAACTGTCTTGCTAGAACCCATCAGCCATTACTAACTGGCAGTTCGATGTTTAACTTTTGTCTGGTGTGTGATGCAATGAAACCGTGGCTACTGTATGTTCTACACTCACCATAGCCGTAACAGTGGGTTCGCTCCAGTGTACTAACCAAGTAGGTTGGATACCAAAAATGATAATTAAGGTTGCTAATAACATTGCTGGGGCGCGATCGCTCCAGTAAACTCTAGGTAAGCTAATTACTTGCTCAGACAAACGCCCGAAAAAAGCACGGTTAACCAGAATTAAGAAATAAACTGCCGTTAAACCAGTGCCAATCATTGATAACAACGTTTGGATGGGAAATATCGCAAAACTCCCTCTAAACACGATAAATTCGGAAATAAACCCTACCATTCCAGGAGTTCCAGCACTAGCCATTACACCTAAAATCATCAAGCTACCAATGACAGGTAAACCCCGTTCTGGGTTCAGCAGTCCTCGAATCACGCTTAAATCTCGGCTTCCAGCTTTTTGGTAGACAACACCGACTAACAAAAACAGCATTGCCGAAATTAACCCGTGGCTAATCATCTGCATCACAGCACCCAATGTGCTTAAGGGTGTAGCAGCAGCCGCCGCTAGTAAAATATAGCCCATGTGACCAATTGAACTATAGGCTACCATCTTCTTCATATCAGTTTGCGCGATCGCACAGGATGAACCATACAACACGCTGACCACAGCCCAAACTGCTAACCAAGGTGCTAAATATCCCCAAGCTGTCGGTAACAAGTTCATCCCAAACCGCAACAAGCCATAGGTTCCCAATTTCAATAACACACCAGCCAGCAGTACGGAAATTGGTGTAGAAGCTTCAACGTGAGCATCTGGCAACCAAGTGTGAAAGGGAACTAATGGCATTTTAATCCCAAAACCGATGAGAATTCCCGCCAAAAGTATCAATTGGGTAGCTAAGGGTAGGGCTTTTGTATTTAATGCTGTAAGAGCAAAGCTATTAGCACCACTCAACCACACCAAACCCAGGAAACTAGCTAGAATTAGAATCCCAGAAACAGCAGTGTAGATGAGGAATTTTGTTGCTGCGTAACCGCGTTTTGCCCCTCCCCAAATGGCAATGAGTAGGTATAGGGGAATTAGTTCTAACTCATAAAACAGGAAAAACAGCAGTAAATCTTGGGCGAGGAATGCACCTGCGACTCCAGCACTCAATATTAGGATTAGGGCGTAATAAAACCGAGGACGTTGTAGAGATTCATCGCTGCTGTAGATGGCGATCGCAGTTAATAGCGCATTTAACAACAGCAAAGGTAAAGATAAGCCATCTACCCCCAGATTATAGTTCAAGCCCAAGGCATTGATCCAGGGTAAAAACTCACTGAACTGCTGGTTAACTTCTCCTGGACTAAATTGGCTAGCTAAAAACACCGTCCACAAGAAAATTAACCCAGAGGAAATTAAAGCCACACTCCGGGAGATTTTCCCATCCTCGCCAGCAGGTAATAAACCAACTAACAACGCACCCAACAAAGGGGCAAAAATTAAAGCACTCAGCATAAGAAAGGGATATAAAAGTCGGAAGTCGGTATTTTCGGAACTCAGAAGTTAATTACTCCCTCACTCCTCTAAACTAATTACTCAACAAGGGCTAACGCCCCACTAACAGCACTCACTCACCACTCACCACTCATTACTCACCACTCAGCACTCATTACTCATTACTTATTACTTATTACTCATTACCCACTACTCAGCACGGGCTAAACGCCCCGCTTCCGCTAACAGCACTCAGCACTAAAAAGGCAACTTATCCAATAAGCCCAATGACCAACTAATAAAAAATCCCAGAATGCTAACTACCGCTAGGATGGTCAACATATAACCTTGAGATTGACCGGAAATACTGTACTTTAAGCCTTGTCCGCTTAAAATCGCGGCAAATCCCACTAGGTTTACTAAACCATCCACTAAATAGCGATCGCTCCAAGCGGAAATTTTCGATAGGATGGCGACAGCACTAACTATTGTGAGGCGATAAATCCGGTCAATGTAAAAGTCATAACCCAATAAATCCTGTACCATCCGCCAAGCCATGACTCTTGATCTCGACCAAGCTTTATGCAGATAAATGGTTGACCCAATTACTACACCCGCTACCGTAGAAGACACCAATACTAAAACCACATACCAATCAATACTTTCCCAAGCAGGTAGCAAGTACCATTGCTGTAGCATCAGAGGTAATAGTAAAGTCACAATTGTCAGTGACACCATTGGGAAAGCCATCGGCCAGCCCACTTCCGGGGCGCGACGGGTTTTTTGTTGCGGTTTACCCCAAAAAACTAATCTAAATACCCGCGTCAGGTTGAGAGCTGTTAAGCCGTTAACTAAAATGAGAATGGCAATTACCCAAGGACTCACTCTCACTAAACCATCAGCCCAAGACAACATTGCCCAAAAACTACCTAGTGGTAGCAGTGTTACCATTCCGGCTGCACCCACTACGTAAGCAGTAGTAGTGGCTGGCATTTTTGACCATAAACCACCCATTTCTGTTAAATCTTGACTTTGGGTGGTGAAAATCACAGAACCAGAACTCATAAATAATAATGCTTTAGCGATCGCATGAGTTAACAGCAGCATCAAAGCCACACCACCCTGCTGTAAACCTACCGCTAAAAATACCAGTCCCATATAAGCACTAGTAGAGTGGGATAAAGCCCGCTTAATATCAGTCTGCGCCAGAGAAACTAAACTCGCTCCTACTGCTGTCACACCACCAATAATTAGCAAAGCATTCAAAGCTACAGGTGAGAGAGCCAAAATTGGCTGCAACTTGTACAAAACATAAGCACCACCCGCTACTACCAAGGAGTTCCGCATCACTGAAGCTGGGTTAGGGCCTTCCATTGCTTCATCTAACCACAAATGCAAAGGAAACTGGGCGCATTTCCCTGCTGGCCCCGCAATTAACGCTAAACCCAACAAAGTAGCAGTTAATGGGTTTAAATTCGCCGTCTGCACCCACTCATATAAATCAGAAAAATTCAAACTGCCCGCTAAGGTAGACAGGGTGACAACTGCCATCAGCAGCATTAAGTCGCCAACTCGCTTTGTCCAAAAAGCATCTCTAGCTGCTGTCACTACTAAAGGCTGTGCGTACCAAAATCCCACTAGCAAGTAAGTAGAAAGTGTCAGTACCTCCAAAAGCCCATAGGTGAGAAACAAAGAATCACTAATTGCTAAACCACTCAATGCGGCTTCAAAAAATCCGAGCAACCCAAAAAACCGTGCTAACGCCCAGTCCTTTTCCATGTAGCCCAAAGCGTAGATTTGCGCCAGTATACTCAGCCCAGTAATTAATACTGTTGCCCCAATACTCACTACTGAAAATTCCAACGCAAAAGATAAATTGAAATCAGCCGCTTGAAACCAAGTAATAATCGAGGTTTCTTGTTCTCTGTTCCAAATATCCTTAAAAACCAAGAGGCTATGAGCAAAAGCCAAAAGGGTAGTCAACAAGTTCAAATATGCTGCCGGTCTAGGCCCCGTCCTGCGGATGATTCCTAATGTCCACGGCAAGGTAAAAAGTGCGCCTAATAGACTATAAAAAGGCACACACCAACTTGTTGCAAATAGAAACTCATTCATTTAGATTTCCCTTGAAGACTCAGCCTTAAATTTTCCTAAAACCCTTAGAATAATCATTTACTAAAAAAAAATAAATTGTGCTAAAAACTAGGTTTTTTTAACTTTTTTCCTGAATCTGGATATCCAGTAGGTTTTACTTACTATCCCTTTATAAAACTGCAATTAAACTCAAATTAATTGCCAAGAAAGCATTTTTATTGTGCATATTTTGGCTCTTTTAATGTCTTCATTTCTACTTTTAGAACATAATTTTATAAAAGTTATTTAAAAAACTTATGTATTTTTTGTTCAGTCTTGATCCATACTACAAAACGAGGGAAAATCAGAGACTACACAATTCATAGACTCCTATTGTTCCCCTCTAGACAGGATTAACCTAGACTTATTGAATATCTTTTCCCAAATGTAATAAAAAAATTATAAAGCACAAGTGGTTGCTCTAGTAATCCGTCAACTTTGATTGAACAGATCACAGGTACGAAATTTTGTTAAGTTTTTTAAAACTTTTTTATTATAAACTATTATACTAATTTATGTTGCCAGGGGAGCCAAGCTTTTCTATGCTTAATTTGGAAGTGTTTTTTAGCTCAAGATGAGCTTCCCCGTCAAAATTTTCTTTTCCTCGGTACTGATTGGATTAATTTTTTAGGAGACATGGGATGCCAATTGCAGTTGGAATGATTGAGACCAAGGGATTTCCCGCAGTAGTAGAAGCAGCAGACGCAATGGTGAAAGCTGCCCGCGTAACTTTGGTAGGATATGAAAAAATCGGTAGTGCTAGAGTCACCGTCATTGTGCGCGGAGATGTATCTGAGGTACAAGCCTCAGTAGCAGCAGGTATTGAAGCAGCTAGAAGAGTCAATGGTGGCGAAGTTGTCTCAACTCACATCATTGCCCGCCCCCACGAAAACTTAGAATACGTCTTACCGATTCGTTACACGGAAGCTGTGGAACAGTTCCGTACCTAAAAGGCAGAGTTAAAAAAACTCATTAACGGGGTTGCCTTCTTGAGCATTACATACAAGTCCAGAAGCTAAAAAACTTAATTTCAGGAATCAAAGCAAATGTCGATCGCAGTGGGAATGGTAGAAACGCTAGGCTTTCCAGCAGTAGTAGAGGCAGCAGATGCGATGGTGAAAGCTGCCCGTGTAACTTTGGTAGGCTATGAAAAAATCGGTAGTGGACGAGTAACTGTGATTGTCAGAGGCGACGTATCGGAAGTACAAGCCTCAGTAGCAGCAGGTATTGAATCAGTTAAGCGTGTCAACGGCGGACAAGTCCTGTCTACTCACATCATTGCCCGTCCTCATGAGAACTTAGAATACGTCCTCCCAATTCGTTATACCGAAGATGTAGAACAATTCCGGGAAAATGTGAACGCAATTCGTCCCTTCGGTAGAAGACCATAATTAGTAATGCAAATTGCCAAAGTACGTGGCACAGTAGTTAGCACACAGAAAGAGCCTAGTCTTAGAGGTGTGAAGCTACTGTTGTTGCAATTAGTAGATGAAGCAGGCAACCTCCTGCCCAAATACGAGGTAGCAGCAGATAGCGTAGGCGCAGGAGTTGATGAGTGGGTACTCGTAAGTCGTGGTAGTGCGGCGCGTCAAGTACCTGGGAACGAGCAGCGTCCTTTGGATGCAGCAGTCGTGGCGATAATTGATACTATTCACGTAGAAGATCGTCTTATTTACAGCAAGAAAGACCAATACAGGTAGTCAACAGTCAACAGCCAACGGTCAGCTTCCAGTCTTATTGACTATGGACTATGGACTAGAGACTATTACCTAAATTTTAATCAGGAGGAATCTCGCGATGGCAGTCCGCAGCACGGCGGCTCCCCCAACCCCGTGGTCAAGGAGTTTAGCGGAACCCAAAATCCATGAAACCGCATTTGTACACTCTTTTTCCAACATTATTGGGGATGTCTACATAGGTGCAAATGTAATCGTTGCCCCAGGTACTTCAATCAGAGCCGATGAAGGTACACCTTTTTACATTGGTGAAAACACCAATCTTCAAGATGGTGTAGTGATTCATGGTTTGGAGCAAGGCCGAGTCATTGGTGATGATGACCAAGAATATTCAGTGTGGGTGGGCAAAAATGCTTCTATTACCCACATGGCCTTGATTCACGGGCCAGCCTATGTTGGTGATAACTCGTTTATTGGTTTTCGCTCAACGGTATTTAATGCCAGGGTAGGCGCAGGCTGCATTGTGATGATGCACGCTTTAATTCAAGATGTGGAAATTCCCCCTGGAAAATACGTACCCTCTGGTGCGATTATCACCACCCAACAGCAGGCCGATCGCCTCCCCGATGTTCAAGACCAAGACCAAGAATTCGCTCATCACGTCATTGGCATCAACCAGGCTTTGCGGGCAGGATACCTTTGTGCTGCGGATAGTAAGTGTATTGCACCCATTCGCGCGGAAACAGCTAAATCTTATACAAGCAATAAAATTAATGTCATAGAAATAGGAAGGAGTAGTGAAGTGGCAAGCAATAGCCTGGGTGCAGAAACCATCGATCAAGTACGTTACTTATTAGAGCAAGGTTATAAGATTGGCTCAGAACACGTAGATCAAAGAAGATTCCGTACAGGTTCTTGGACAAGTTGCAAACCAATCGAAGCCAGAACAGTACGTGACGCAGTAGCAGCCTTAGAAGCTTGTTTAGCTGACCACAGTGGTGAGTACGTACGTTTATTTGGCATTGACCCCAAGGGCAAACGCCGTGTATTAGAAACCATCATTCAGCGTCCTGATGGTGCAACTGGCTCAACAGCCTTCAAAGCCCCTGCTAGCCGCTCAAATGGTAGCTACAGCAGCAATGGTAATGGTTATAGCAACGGTGCTGCCAGTGGTAAATTACCCGCAGAAACCGTACAGCAAATTAGCCAACTCCTAGCAGGTGGTTACAAAATCGGCACAGAACACGTAGATGAACGCCGCTTCCGTACAGGCTCTTGGAATAGCTGTAAACCCATTGAAGCCAAAACCACAAATGAAGTAGTTTCCGCTTTAGAAGAGTGTATTGATAGCCATCAAGGCGAGTATGTCAGACTGATTGGTATCGATCCTAAAGCGAAACGGCGGATATTAGAAACTATTATTCAACGTCCCAATGGACAGGTAGCACCTGCTAGCACCCAAAAATCAGTAGCAAGTGCGCCATCCGCCACAGCCACAGCCACAGCTACCAGCACAAGATTGAGTGCAGAAGTAGTAGATCAAATCCGGCAAGTTCTCGGTGGTGGTTACAAACTGAGCATTGAACACGTAGACCAAAGAAGATTCCGCACAGGTTCTTGGAGTAGCACCGGCCCCATTGCAGCTACCTCCGAAAGAGAGGCGATCGCAGCCGTAGAAGCTTCCCTAGCTGAATTCGCAGGAGAATACGTGCGCTTAATTGGTATTGACCCCAAAGCCAAGCGGCGGGTGTTAGAAGCAATTATTCAGCGTCCATAATAGTGTTGAGTTGAAAGTGCTGAGTGATGAGTGCTGAGTGGAAAGTGCTGTTAGTGGTAGCGCGGCGTTTAGCCGAGAGTGAGTTAAAAGTGCTTTCAGCAGTAGTGTAGCGTTTAGTGGATGCTGGGCGGTTAGTGCAACTTCAAAGTTATACTAGCCAAGCAACTTGCATATACACTCATTACTTATTGCTCTTAACTCATCACTCAGCACGGGCTAAACGCCCCGCTTCCGCTAACAGCACTTCCTAATGATATTCGGCTTCCGAGGTTAAAATTTCCATGTCTGTGCCGCCACTGCGCCTCCACAACAATTTTGATTCCTACATTAGTGGCGAGGTGACGATTCATCCTAGTGCAGTTATTGCCCCTGGGGTGATACTCCAAGCGGCCGCAAACAGTAAGATTATCATCGGGGCAGGAGTATGTATTGGCATGGGGTCGATTCTCCAAGTTGATGAAGGTACTATCGAAATCGAACCAAGTGTCAGCTTGGGGGCAGGTTTTTTGATGGTTGGTGCAGGCAAAATTGGGATGAATGCCTGTATCGGTGCAGCGACAACGGTGTTTAGTTGTTCTATAGAAGCAGGCACAGTAGTACCACCAGGTTCGATTTTGGGTGATGTTGGTCGGCAAATTAAGGTGCAGGAGCAAGAACCGATACAGCAACCCACAGATAACCCGGAGGCTGCAACTACTCAAAAGCCCAAGGAGCCGGAGAGCAAAGTAATTAGCTCCACTAGCATCTCAGCAGCTTTTGTGGAATTCCACCACCAGTCTACATCTGTACCAGAATCATCAACATTGCCAGAAACTCAATCTGCTACTGTAGAGGAAGAGCAACCTGACTCTACCCAAACACAACTCAGCCCAGAAGATTCAGTATTGGATGAAGCCGCTAGTGCATCTTCTAATAGTTTCGGAACTCAAATCTACGGACAAGGGAGTATTCAAAGACTACTGGTGACATTGTTTCCCCATAGACAGTCCTTAAACAACCCCGTCTCTGACGATAGCTCTGAGTAAGTGTTAATTTGTGAGTATCCTGGAGGATTCACATGGAGACATATAATCAAAGGTCTATTAGCACAAACCAAAGTAGCCGTCGTCAAGAGAGCTTCAAGGATACCGCCCTGGGGTTAGTATCCACCCTTAGTTTCCCGGCGATCGTAGGCACTGCGGACATGATGCTCAAGTCGGCTGGAGTGCATCTAGTCGGCTACGAAAAAATTGGCAGTGGTCATTGTACTGCGATCGTCCGTGGTGGTATAGCGGATGTCCGTCTGGCTGTGGAATCTGGTGTACAAACAGCTGAACAATTTGGTCAATTA contains:
- a CDS encoding NAD-binding protein, with amino-acid sequence MKPRIIVCGLGRTGYKIFRLLRQQGAFVVGIHHKPIPGEAAGDVIIGNLCAAATLTAAGIKEAHTLVIAGSEDELNLSVMMQARVLNPGIRIINRLYNLNLGERLDQTLSDHLSMSVVSLAAPLFTFAALGNQAIGQIKLYEQTWPIQEEYIDEHHPWLGRQLSDLWEDPTRMPIYYLPLEGEMNLVSAVLSGQKLNIGDRLIVGIQPRVRQIRRSLIKKLLKVFTSLRQFQQHGQSVVAGAIVLLAVILTATFTYMSTELSLSVVDALYFSVGMITGAGGNDQVVENAPNSVKVFTVVMMLVGAIVIGIWYAMLTDFVLGNRFKQFWDVARVPLRHHYIVCGLSGIGNRIVQQLHNSGHEVVVIETDSNNRYINSVRGLGIPVIQGDASFRTILQTSNVHSAAAVLTVTNNDATNLEIALKAKGLAPKIPVIVHYADPDFAGMAKQVFDFEAVLSSAELAAPAFAAAALGGRILGNGITADKLWVAFATLITPSHPFCSNLVKEAAMSANFVPLYIESNGHIIQGWDLLTTYLKEGDILYLTMPANRLYLLWRNERVCGNQV
- a CDS encoding IS701 family transposase, with amino-acid sequence MVEPRSPVKTIKFVDEYCQWYKSLFSDVRSFEAFKYLHIGCISELKRKTLPEIAKIVGLDNQQGLHHFLTKSPWEIEKLRALRLELILEIIKGRPIVLIIDETGDRKKGSSTDYVKRQYIGNLGKVDNGIVVVTAYGVFCGMTFPLLFEVYKPRERLKPEDKYLTKPQIAANLIRKLKSLGFKFNLVLADSLYGESGTNFVSVLDEMNLNYIVAIRSNHDVKLLPRQHTQYLEWQRFKRVFSDLDSENRYIREIIYGKRSEHRYWQITTDVEKLPGNSTWYVMTKYPDITPREVGNFYGLRTWVEYGLKQSKNELGWADYRLTHYADIERWWEIVCSSYLMVSLHSEQMQFSVPESPSKFAVHPWWDDGKGWKNILNNLRLIIQPFTLFNLIYPWLTVFPIPQLSLGFSKLQSIIYHLTSSIFIFLTHPDFYFSSA
- a CDS encoding CO2 hydration protein, which codes for MVTVKNKPNKPLSEFVERLLTGQALLVDSPQNVLEVVGILKSYGVVLDAYSKNLIYIADHQFLVFFPFFKYFNGEITPQKLFRHWWHDRINFEYAEYCMKAMMWHGGGGLDAYLDTKEFQQRAQAVIKAKFATNPLVMGINQLFPDFLIEQLRVSAYYSGLGQFWRVMADIFLNLSDRYDRGEIKTIPQVVDHIKAGLVADALKPITYAVTINNKVYDIIPKSLGLTFLADTAVPYVEAVFFRGTPFLGTVSLNAQAYQIPPDQARFQYGALYADPLPIGGAGIPPTLLMQDMRHYLPEYLHKIYRQSLRGEDDLRVQICMTFQKSMFCVTTAAILGLMPYPADSSEPSEQEANRVYLEKWMERLKTSQILNVNK
- a CDS encoding NADH-quinone oxidoreductase subunit M — translated: MLSALIFAPLLGALLVGLLPAGEDGKISRSVALISSGLIFLWTVFLASQFSPGEVNQQFSEFLPWINALGLNYNLGVDGLSLPLLLLNALLTAIAIYSSDESLQRPRFYYALILILSAGVAGAFLAQDLLLFFLFYELELIPLYLLIAIWGGAKRGYAATKFLIYTAVSGILILASFLGLVWLSGANSFALTALNTKALPLATQLILLAGILIGFGIKMPLVPFHTWLPDAHVEASTPISVLLAGVLLKLGTYGLLRFGMNLLPTAWGYLAPWLAVWAVVSVLYGSSCAIAQTDMKKMVAYSSIGHMGYILLAAAAATPLSTLGAVMQMISHGLISAMLFLLVGVVYQKAGSRDLSVIRGLLNPERGLPVIGSLMILGVMASAGTPGMVGFISEFIVFRGSFAIFPIQTLLSMIGTGLTAVYFLILVNRAFFGRLSEQVISLPRVYWSDRAPAMLLATLIIIFGIQPTWLVHWSEPTVTAMVSVEHTVATVSLHHTPDKS
- a CDS encoding NAD(P)H-quinone oxidoreductase subunit F gives rise to the protein MNEFLFATSWCVPFYSLLGALFTLPWTLGIIRRTGPRPAAYLNLLTTLLAFAHSLLVFKDIWNREQETSIITWFQAADFNLSFALEFSVVSIGATVLITGLSILAQIYALGYMEKDWALARFFGLLGFFEAALSGLAISDSLFLTYGLLEVLTLSTYLLVGFWYAQPLVVTAARDAFWTKRVGDLMLLMAVVTLSTLAGSLNFSDLYEWVQTANLNPLTATLLGLALIAGPAGKCAQFPLHLWLDEAMEGPNPASVMRNSLVVAGGAYVLYKLQPILALSPVALNALLIIGGVTAVGASLVSLAQTDIKRALSHSTSAYMGLVFLAVGLQQGGVALMLLLTHAIAKALLFMSSGSVIFTTQSQDLTEMGGLWSKMPATTTAYVVGAAGMVTLLPLGSFWAMLSWADGLVRVSPWVIAILILVNGLTALNLTRVFRLVFWGKPQQKTRRAPEVGWPMAFPMVSLTIVTLLLPLMLQQWYLLPAWESIDWYVVLVLVSSTVAGVVIGSTIYLHKAWSRSRVMAWRMVQDLLGYDFYIDRIYRLTIVSAVAILSKISAWSDRYLVDGLVNLVGFAAILSGQGLKYSISGQSQGYMLTILAVVSILGFFISWSLGLLDKLPF
- a CDS encoding carbon dioxide-concentrating mechanism protein CcmK; this translates as MPIAVGMIETKGFPAVVEAADAMVKAARVTLVGYEKIGSARVTVIVRGDVSEVQASVAAGIEAARRVNGGEVVSTHIIARPHENLEYVLPIRYTEAVEQFRT
- a CDS encoding carbon dioxide-concentrating mechanism protein CcmK, which codes for MSIAVGMVETLGFPAVVEAADAMVKAARVTLVGYEKIGSGRVTVIVRGDVSEVQASVAAGIESVKRVNGGQVLSTHIIARPHENLEYVLPIRYTEDVEQFRENVNAIRPFGRRP
- a CDS encoding EutN/CcmL family microcompartment protein, with amino-acid sequence MQIAKVRGTVVSTQKEPSLRGVKLLLLQLVDEAGNLLPKYEVAADSVGAGVDEWVLVSRGSAARQVPGNEQRPLDAAVVAIIDTIHVEDRLIYSKKDQYR